Proteins from a single region of Pseudomonas ekonensis:
- a CDS encoding GspH/FimT family pseudopilin, whose translation MDHRTKGFTLVELLVAVAVFVVLVTMAVPAFTRSVQGSKADTEVGDLQRALNYARLEAIDRGVTTRIRPTAGGSVWTGELSVYDSTGTPANVLRVVPAMSSGASLTLTSGVSALDFNNLGGLAAPSTAVVISYTLGTQSRTLNVCLNGRIQLGGSCG comes from the coding sequence ATGGATCATCGTACAAAAGGTTTCACGCTGGTCGAGCTGCTGGTGGCGGTCGCGGTGTTCGTGGTCCTGGTCACGATGGCGGTGCCGGCGTTCACCCGGTCGGTGCAGGGCAGCAAGGCCGACACCGAAGTCGGCGATCTGCAGCGGGCCCTCAACTACGCACGGCTTGAGGCGATCGACCGCGGCGTGACCACCCGGATCCGGCCGACCGCAGGCGGCAGCGTCTGGACCGGCGAACTGTCGGTCTACGACAGCACGGGCACCCCGGCCAATGTATTGCGGGTTGTTCCTGCGATGAGCAGCGGCGCGAGTCTGACGCTAACCTCAGGAGTGAGCGCGCTGGATTTCAACAATCTGGGCGGGCTGGCGGCGCCGTCGACGGCGGTGGTCATCAGCTACACGCTGGGAACGCAAAGCAGGACGCTGAACGTGTGTCTTAACGGACGAATCCAATTGGGTGGAAGCTGCGGATGA
- the pilV gene encoding type IV pilus modification protein PilV, whose amino-acid sequence MRAGSKGAQEGMTLIEVLVALLILTVGLLGAAAVQLNALKYTDSSRMASQASFIAYDMMDRIRANSAADYTVSPPASGNLSVARDQDLYDFTTNITGFGGPTATGTITLNQRVYTITITWSDARAANAATAQRSFVLTSRAAVDPVATP is encoded by the coding sequence ATGAGGGCAGGGAGCAAGGGTGCACAGGAGGGCATGACGCTGATCGAGGTGCTGGTCGCGTTGCTGATTCTGACGGTCGGGTTGCTGGGGGCGGCGGCGGTTCAGCTCAACGCGCTGAAATACACCGACAGCTCGCGGATGGCCAGCCAGGCCAGTTTCATCGCCTACGACATGATGGACCGGATCCGCGCCAATTCCGCGGCCGACTACACCGTCTCGCCGCCTGCCTCGGGCAACCTGAGCGTGGCCCGGGATCAGGACCTCTACGATTTCACCACCAACATCACAGGTTTCGGCGGGCCCACCGCCACCGGCACCATCACGCTCAACCAGCGGGTGTACACCATCACCATCACCTGGAGCGACGCCCGGGCCGCCAACGCCGCGACCGCCCAGCGCAGCTTCGTGCTCACCAGCCGCGCCGCCGTCGATCCGGTGGCCACGCCATGA
- a CDS encoding PilW family protein produces the protein MNRRNRGFGLIELLVALALGLIVVLGVVQIFIAAKNTYASQNSAAAMQEDARFVLSKMIQEIRMVGMFGCLGTITDSSSAGDFNASQVTPISWDNANLKLTLVTADVGGSGGTPTWTVVSDCRNSATAYTGVRAAASGQIAFPIRRLVYSFSNNQILLGTGSGTPTQAALVNNVSAFSVMFGLAASATDVAASTYSSNPSDPARIRSVRLSLTLTDPNNRVRSQTFNVVAALRNRLQ, from the coding sequence ATGAACCGCCGCAACCGAGGGTTCGGCCTTATCGAGCTGCTGGTGGCCCTGGCGTTGGGGCTGATCGTGGTGCTGGGCGTGGTGCAGATCTTCATCGCCGCGAAAAACACCTACGCCAGCCAGAACAGCGCCGCCGCCATGCAAGAGGACGCGCGCTTCGTGCTGAGCAAGATGATCCAGGAGATCCGCATGGTCGGGATGTTCGGCTGCCTGGGCACCATCACCGACTCCAGCTCCGCCGGCGACTTCAACGCCAGCCAGGTCACGCCGATCAGCTGGGACAACGCCAACCTCAAGCTCACCCTGGTCACCGCCGATGTCGGCGGCAGCGGCGGGACGCCGACCTGGACGGTGGTCTCCGATTGCCGCAACAGCGCCACGGCCTACACCGGCGTGCGGGCCGCAGCGTCCGGGCAGATCGCGTTCCCGATCCGTCGCCTGGTCTACAGCTTCAGCAACAACCAGATACTCCTGGGCACCGGCAGCGGCACGCCGACCCAGGCGGCGCTGGTGAACAACGTCAGCGCCTTCAGTGTGATGTTCGGCCTGGCGGCTTCAGCCACCGATGTCGCGGCCTCCACCTACAGCAGCAACCCCAGCGATCCGGCCCGCATCCGCAGCGTGCGCCTGAGCCTGACCCTCACCGACCCGAACAACCGGGTGCGCAGCCAAACCTTCAACGTGGTTGCCGCCTTGCGCAACCGCCTGCAGTGA
- a CDS encoding pilus assembly PilX family protein — translation MTIPFRPPQAQRGMVLLVSLVFLLLLTLIGLSSMQSANLQEKMAGSVSLRNQSFQVAEAALRIGESAVQLDSYSLAVCATTAQCAPPAESSTVSSAGLNSTSGVTWIAAGSGFYGVQNIGTTLTAVNVPSNTSATLYRVTAVGVAGTSRSVVESVYAKY, via the coding sequence ATGACGATCCCTTTCCGTCCCCCGCAGGCGCAGCGCGGCATGGTGCTGCTGGTCAGCCTGGTGTTCCTGCTGCTGTTGACGCTGATCGGGCTGTCGTCCATGCAGAGCGCCAACCTCCAGGAAAAGATGGCCGGCAGCGTCAGCCTGCGCAACCAGTCGTTCCAGGTGGCCGAGGCGGCGCTGCGCATCGGCGAAAGCGCGGTGCAGCTCGACAGCTATTCGCTGGCGGTGTGCGCCACCACGGCCCAGTGCGCGCCGCCGGCGGAGTCGTCGACGGTCAGTTCGGCGGGGCTCAATTCCACGTCCGGGGTGACCTGGATCGCCGCCGGCAGCGGGTTCTACGGCGTGCAGAACATCGGCACCACCCTGACCGCCGTCAATGTGCCGAGCAACACCTCGGCGACGCTGTACCGGGTCACGGCCGTCGGCGTCGCCGGCACTTCGCGCAGCGTGGTGGAGAGTGTCTATGCCAAGTACTGA